Proteins encoded together in one Bacteroides zoogleoformans window:
- the cdd gene encoding cytidine deaminase — protein MKELSIKINLKIYQYEELDAADRELTDAACEATKRSYAPYSHFSVGAAARLANGIIVTGTNQENAAYPSGTCAERTTLFYANSQCPDQAVDTLAIAARNEHGNFLEDPIPPCGACRQVMLETEKRFKHPMRVLLYGTKGIYELNNIGELLPLSFDASAMK, from the coding sequence ATGAAAGAACTGAGTATCAAAATCAACCTCAAAATATACCAATACGAAGAGCTGGATGCCGCCGACCGCGAACTGACGGATGCCGCTTGCGAAGCCACGAAACGTAGCTATGCACCCTACTCGCACTTCTCGGTGGGTGCTGCCGCCAGACTGGCAAACGGCATCATCGTAACAGGCACTAATCAGGAAAATGCCGCCTACCCGTCGGGAACTTGCGCCGAACGCACCACTCTGTTCTATGCCAACTCGCAATGCCCCGACCAAGCTGTGGATACTTTGGCCATCGCTGCACGTAATGAACACGGTAACTTTTTGGAAGATCCCATCCCACCTTGCGGAGCCTGCCGACAAGTTATGCTTGAAACGGAAAAGCGCTTCAAGCACCCCATGCGTGTGTTACTGTATGGAACAAAAGGAATTTATGAATTGAACAACATAGGTGAACTACTCCCCTTGTCATTCGATGCTTCGGCCATGAAATGA